In one Molothrus aeneus isolate 106 chromosome 8, BPBGC_Maene_1.0, whole genome shotgun sequence genomic region, the following are encoded:
- the LOC136559202 gene encoding D(1) dopamine receptor-like: protein MESAAPGGGPWVLRALTGCLLGALVLSTLLGNALVCLAILRFRHLRNKVTNWFVLSLAISDLCVALLVMPWKAVTEVAGGSWLFGSSFCDTWVAFDIMCSTASILHLCIISLDRYWAIASPFRYERRMTQRLACAMIAMAWALSILISFIPVQLHWHKAEDSRDPGSWLPGTPRCDVRLNRTYAITSSLISFYIPVAIMIITYTRIYRIAQAQIRRISTLERAGGQWPAPGKEPTSSLRRSLHKETRVLQTLSIIMGVFVCCWLPFFLLNCLLPFCQPSLQEDPEGQSLCIGQTTFNVFVWFGWANSSVNPVIYAFNADFRRAFSNLLGCRCCCCGTPESPVERVNFSNELVSYHRDTTCQKEGAVPSSVPPAVTTAWVQPAPHAINLQGEHSSEEMSMEKRVVTSQTPLGSSPSSCQVPAILQLDCKAKPSL from the coding sequence ATGGAGAGCGCGGCGCCGGGGGGCGGCCCGTGGGTGCTGCGGGCACTCACCGGGTGCCTGCTGGGCGCCCTGGTGCTGAGCACGCTGCTGGGCAATGCGCTCGTGTGCCTCGCCATCCTGCGCTTCCGCCACCTCCGCAACAAGGTCACCAACTGGTTCGTGCTGTCACTGGCCATCTCGGATCTCTGCGTGGCCCTTTTGGTGATGCCCTGGAAGGCGGTCACTGAGGTGGCTGGAGGCTCCTGGCTCTTTGGCAGCAGCTTTTGTGACACTTGGGTGGCCTTCGACATCATGTGCTCCACCGCCTCCATCCTCCACCTCTGCATCATCAGCCTGGACCGGTACTGGGCCATCGCCAGCCCCTTTCGCTATGAGCGCAGGATGACGCAGCGCCTCGCTTGTGCCATGATAGCCATGGCCTGGGCTCTCTCCATCCTCATCTCCTTCATCCCCGTGCAGCTGCACTGGCATAAAGCCGAGGACAGTAGAGATCCAGGCTCCTGGCTACCTGGGACACCCCGCTGTGATGTCAGGTTGAACCGCACTTATGCCATCACCTCCTCCCTTATCAGCTTCTACATCCCCGTGGCCATAATGATCATCACCTATACCAGGATCTACAGAATTGCCCAGGCCCAGATCCGCCGCATCTCCACCCTTGAGAGAGCAGGGGGGCAGTggccagctcctggcaaggaGCCCACATCCTCTTTGCGGCGTTCCTTGCACAAGGAGACCAGGGTGCTGCAGACCCTTTCTATCATAATGGGAGTCTTtgtttgctgctggctgcccttCTTCCTGCTGAACTGCCTGCTGCCtttctgccagcccagcctccagGAGGACCCTGAAGGGCAGTCACTCTGTATCGGCCAAACCACCTTCAATGTCTTTGTGTGGTTTGGTTGGGCCAACTCTTCAGTGAATCCAGTCATCTATGCTTTCAATGCAGACTTCAGGAGGGCTTTCAGCAATCTCTTGGGCTgccggtgctgctgctgtggcacaccTGAATCCCCTGTGGAGAGGGTCAACTTCAGCAATGAGCTGGTTTCCTATCACCGTGACACCACCTGCCAGAAGGAAGGAGCTGTCCCATCGTCAGTGCCTCCTGCTGTCACCACTGCATGGGTGCAGCCCGCGCCCCATGCCATAAACCTCCAGGGAGAGCACAGCAGTGAGGAGATGTCTATGGAGAAGAGGGTTGTGACTTCTCAGACTCCCcttggcagcagccccagcagttgTCAAGTGCCAGCTATTCTGCAATTGGATTGCAAGGCAAAGCCATCCCTGTAA